A stretch of Castanea sativa cultivar Marrone di Chiusa Pesio chromosome 2, ASM4071231v1 DNA encodes these proteins:
- the LOC142625929 gene encoding putative WRKY transcription factor 48, translating into MDNKKEELKFENSMSNSTFSDEIQGNSFAALFDMPTCDQGGGGGDQKGFMDLLGISEYGQSLLDWFPTPSSTTTTTATTTATTTTTTVPPQQQPQEQPLPESSEVLNTPATPNSSSISSSSNEAANEEQIKADHEEDQDQEKTKKQLKPKKKNQKRQREPRFAFMTKSEVDHLDDGYRWRKYGQKAVKNSPYPRSYYRCTTTGCGVKKRVERSSDDPSIVVTTYEGQHTHPSPVTPRGSIGLMPEATAAGFGAMTSSFVIPQPQYQQHHHHLQQHPYIYSSQLPLNISTSTTNLNSSSFPSFIQDRHFGTSSSASLLRDHGLLQDIVPSQMIRKEPKEEYNG; encoded by the exons ATGGACAATAAGAAAGAAGAGCTAAAGTTTGAGAATTCAATGTCTAATTCAACATTTTCCGATGAGATTCAGGGCAATAGTTTTGCTGCTCTCTTTGACATGCCAACATGTGATCAAGGTGGTGGCGGTGGTGATCAAAAGGGCTTCATGGACTTGTTGGGTATCTCTGAGTATGGCCAATCTTTATTGGATTGGTTTCCAACACcttcatcaacaacaacaacaacagcaacaactactgctactactactactacaacTGTGCCtccacaacaacaaccacaagaaCAACCTCTTCCAGAGTCATCTGAGGTTTTGAACACTCCAGCTACACCAAACTCTTCATCGATTTCTTCTTCCTCGAATGAAGCCGCAAATGAAGAACAAATTAAGGCTGATCATGAGGAAGACCAGGATCAAGAAAAGACTAAGAAACA GTTGAAACCCAAAAAGAAGAATCAAAAAAGGCAAAGAGAGCCGAGATTTGCGTTCATGACAAAGAGCGAGGTTGATCATCTTGATGATGGGTACAGATGGAGAAAGTACGGCCAGAAAGCTGTGAAGAACAGCCCCTATCCCAG GAGCTATTACCGTTGCACCACTACTGGATGTGGTGTAAAGAAGCGAGTTGAGCGTTCCTCAGATGATCCTTCAATTGTGGTCACAACCTATGAAGGCCAACACACACATCCAAGCCCGGTAACGCCTCGTGGAAGCATTGGACTCATGCCGGAAGCCACTGCAGCTGGCTTTGGTGCCATGACTTCCTCATTCGTTATTCCACAACCTCAATAtcaacaacatcatcatcatcttcagcAACATCCTTATATTTATAGCTCACAGCTGCCTCTGAATATTAGCACTAGTACTACTAATTTGAATTCCTCCTCATTTCCTAGTTTCATTCAAGACAGACATTTTGGGACATCTTCTTCGGCATCTTTGCTTAGAGACCATGGGCTACTTCAGGACATTGTGCCGTCACAGATGATTAGGAAGGAGCCGAAAGAAGAGTACaatggttga
- the LOC142626496 gene encoding peroxidase 40, with protein MSKYFAFCLVMLKLAMAFANTPNSLKDEACGEVSLSFGIYLDICPEAEAIIFSWVAKAVSEDPRMAASLLRLHFHDCFVNGCDASVLLDDTDNFVGEKTAAPNLNSLRGFEVIDAIKSELEVVCPQTVSCADILATVARDSVILSGGPSWEVQTGRRDSLSASKEAANNNIPGPNSTVATLVAKFENVGLSLNDMVALSGAHTIGKARCSTFSTRLQGINQNGPDINLDFIASLQQLCSGSDSATTLAHLDLVTPATFDNQYYVNLISGEGLLQSDQVLVSGDEQTRQIVETYAEDSFVFFGDFKDSMLKMGSIGALTGSSGEIRRNCRTIN; from the exons ATGTCCAAGTACTTTGCTTTCTGTTTGGTGATGCTTAAGCTTGCAATGGCATTTGCAAACACACCAAACTCCTTGAAAGATGAAGCATGTGGTGAAGTGTCTTTAAGTTTTGGCATATACCTCGACATTTGCCCAGAAGCTGAGGCCATTATCTTTTCTTGGGTTGCAAAGGCAGTCTCAGAGGATCCAAGAATGGCAGCCTCGCTGCTacgtcttcacttccatgattgCTTTGTTAAT GGTTGTGATGCTTCGGTGTTGCTAGATGACACAGACAATTTTGTTGGAGAGAAAACTGCAGCTCCAAACTTGAATTCCTTGAGGGGGTTTGAAGTAATAGACGCCATTAAGTCTGAGCTAGAAGTTGTTTGTCCTCAAACTGTTTCTTGTGCTGACATTCTTGCAACTGTTGCCAGAGACTCTGTTATTCTG TCAGGAGGACCCAGTTGGGAAGTCCAAACAGGAAGGAGGGACAGCTTGAGTGCAAGCAAAGAAGCAGCAAACAACAACATCCCAGGCCCAAATTCTACTGTGGCAACTCTTGTGGCCAAGTTTGAGAATGTAGGCCTCTCGCTCAATGATATGGTGGCCCTCTCTG GTGCACACACAATAGGCAAAGCCCGATGCTCAACATTCAGTACTCGACTACAAGGAATCAACCAAAATGGTCCAGACATTAATCTGGATTTCATTGCCTCACTGCAACAGCTTTGTTCAGGATCCGACAGCGCCACAACACTAGCACATCTTGACCTCGTAACTCCAGCAACGTTCGATAACCAATACTATGTTAACCTTATTTCTGGAGAGGGATTGCTTCAATCTGACCAGGTTCTTGTTAGCGGTGATGAACAAACTCGTCAAATAGTGGAAACCTACGCAGAGGACTCATTTGTCTTCTTTGGTGACTTCAAGGATTCTATGTTAAAAATGGGAAGCATTGGGGCACTAACAGGGTCAAGTGGTGAGATACGCAGGAACTGTAGgactattaattaa
- the LOC142624450 gene encoding flowering time control protein FCA produces MGGGGGGGGFGSNNYDDNSNNHQQLAPLPVPPPLSGQKRGFSFPGRGGSPEQFDGGSFAKLFVGSVPRTATEEDIRPLFEDHGNVIEVALIKDKRTGQQQGCCFIKYATSDEADRAIRALHNQHTLPGGVGPIQVRYADGERERLGAVEYKLFVGSMNKQATETEVEEIFSKYGRVEDVYLMRDNMKQSRGCGFVKYSHRDMAMAAINALNGIYTMRGCEQPLTVRFADPKRPRPGDSRGGPALGGPGLGPQFQTLGPRPSQNFGDPMGDRIPPNAWHPMSPPNVRPPSNTDFRGFGGQFPPRSRDMALPLNPGGPSSGFGGPPDGSLVGQAGTSSSTSQQSFNQSKPQVPPVSQQMTPFQKPMQSPQHLPPSLQSHPQTPASYSQMQTPLASLQQLGQPQLPHSAGQTPFSQALPSQHLLGLGGQFSVSQPQVQQTASSATTLQTPLDVNLQPHSVSTVTNQQQLPAPVPQQLQHLQQPPSQLAQMLSQQTQTLQASFQSSQQAFSQLQQQLQLMQPSNQQQSSQPNKQQSQWGGIVQQAVASTPATSSAADAPSVKSAAPAIPVMNQAMAPVKCNWTEHTSPDGYNYYYNSVTGESRWEKPEELALFEQKQKLLVQQPQTQSHPQVLSAQQVTQTQQVQLPAHLQPQLHHHQQIQQPNFSSSYQASGVTGHQNVQELGYTQLQAAPGSASDPARFQQGFQASQEWMWKNKPTGT; encoded by the exons ATGGGCGGGGGCGGAGGCGGAGGAGGTTTCGGGTCTAATAATTATGATGATAATAGCAATAATCATCAGCAACTGGCGCCGCTGCCGGTGCCGCCACCCCTTTCCGGACAGAAGCGAGGGTTTTCTTTCCCCGGCCGCGGAGGCTCGCCAG AGCAATTTGATGGCGGCAGTTTTGCGAAACTTTTTGTTGGATCTGTTCCCAGGACGGCCACCGAGGAAGAT ATTCGCCCTCTGTTTGAAGATCATGGAAATGTTATAGAGGTTGCTTTGATTAAAGATAAGAGAACAGGACAACAACAAG GCTgttgttttataaaatatgCGACCTCAGATGAAGCTGATAGGGCAATAAGGGCATTACACAACCAACATACTCTTCCTGGG GGAGTGGGTCCTATACAAGTGAGATATGCTGATGGAGAACGCGAACGCCTTG GTGCGGTCGAGTACAAATTGTTTGTCGGATCAATGAACAAACAAGCCACAGAAACGGAAGTTGAGGAA ATTTTTTCCAAGTATGGCAGAGTAGAAGATGTTTACCTGATGCGTGATAATATGAAGCAGAGTCGTG GATGTGGTTTTGTAAAATACTCTCACAGAGACATGGCAATGGCAGCTATAAATGCTCTTAATGGAATCTATACTATGAGA GGTTGTGAGCAACCGTTAACTGTCCGCTTTGCTGATCCTAAGAGGCCTAGACCTGGAGATTCAAG GGGTGGTCCTGCACTTGGAGGTCCGGGTTTAGGTCCTCAATTTCAAACATTAGGGCCTAG ACCTTCACAAAATTTTGGTGACCCAATGGGTGATCGAATTCCACCTAATGCTTGGCATCCAATGAGTCCACCCAATGTAAGGCCACCTTCTAATACCGATTTTCGTGGCTTTGGGGGTCAGTTCCCTCCTAGGTCTCGCGACATGGCTTTGCCATTGAATCcg GGTGGTCCTTCAAGTGGCTTTGGTGGCCCTCCCGATGGTTCCCTTGTGGGACAGGCAGGTACATCATCTTCAACATCACAGCAG AGTTTTAACCAGTCTAAACCTCAAGTTCCACCGGTCAGCCAGCAAATGACACCATTCCAGAAGCCTATGCAGTCACCACAGCATTTGCCACCTTCCCTTCAATCACACCCTCAAACTCCAGCATCATACTCACAAATGCAAACACCGCTTGCATCACTACAGCAGCTTGGTCAGCCACAGCTTCCTCATTCTGCTGGTCAAACACCCTTCAGTCAAGCACTACCGTCACAACATTTACTTGGTTTAGGTGGACAGTTTTCTGTTTCTCAGCCTCAGGTTCAGCAGACTGCCTCATCTGCGACAACACTACAGACTCCTTTGGATGTTAACTTACAACCTCATTCTGTGTCTACTGTCACAAATCAACAGCAGCTTCCTGCTCCTGTTCCGCAGCAACTTCAACATCTTCAGCAGCCTCCTTCTCAGTTAGCTCAGATGTTGTCACAACAGACACAAACTCTGCAGGCAAGCTTTCAGTCGTCTCAACAAGCATTCTCCCAATTGCAACAACAGTTACAGCTGATGCAACCATCAAATCAGCAACAGAGTTCTCAGCCTAATAAACAGCAG TCTCAGTGGGGTGGGATTGTACAACAGGCAGTGGCCAGCACCCCTGCTACTTCATCAGCTGCTGATGCGCCTTCTGTGAAATCTGCTGCTCCCGCCATACCAGTAATGAACCAGGCTATGGCTCCTGTAAAATGTAATTGGACAGAGCACACCTCCCCCGATGGATACAACTACTATTATAATAGTGTCACTGGTGAAAGCCGG TGGGAGAAACCTGAAGAGTTGGCGCTGTTTGAAcagaaacaaaaattgttagttCAACAGCCTCAAACCCAGTCACACCCCCAAGTTCTATCTGCCCAACAAGTCACACAAACGCAGCAGGTGCAGCTTCCAGCTCATCTTCAACCACaactccaccaccaccagcagATACAGCAGCCTAATTTCTCATCATCG TACCAAGCTTCTGGAGTAACAGGTCACCAAAATGTCCAG GAACTTGGTTATACACAACTACAGGCAGCACCTGGTTCAGCCAGTGATCCTGCACGTTTCCAACAG GGCTTTCAGGCTTCTCAGGAGTGGATGTGGAAGAATAAGCCAACAG GAACTTGA